A single genomic interval of Daucus carota subsp. sativus chromosome 1, DH1 v3.0, whole genome shotgun sequence harbors:
- the LOC108219215 gene encoding replication protein A 70 kDa DNA-binding subunit B, with protein sequence MRQAISEENANRGKEMPAPVTLRFVQSENTSAGESNIRDILEAKLPAATTFLRRTCEATIVAVMEGEGWYYNCCPRCARKVQNTEGKYYCTFCSKEAEDFRPRFKLTVRVEDSTAQTTFTLFNKEAEQIVGIPVDKIIDELPEGTNIGEIPPVIRNIIGKRCVFDVKINEYNTVRGYEDYTVFRLKLSDQMERASTSNKDNTDSSKKQRVN encoded by the exons ATGAGACAAGCTATATCAGAAGAAAATGCAAACCGGGGAAAAGAAATGCCAGCACCTGTGACACTGCGTTTTGTTCAGTCGGAAAACACATCTGCTGGTGAGTCAAATATCAGGGACATATTGGAGGCTAAGCTGCCAGCTGCCACTACG TTTCTACGACGGACATGCGAGGCGACAATAGTGGCAGTGATGGAAGGCGAGGGATGGTACTACAATTGTTGCCCACGATGCGCCCGCAAAGTACAGAATACCGAGGGGAAGTATTACTGCACATTCTGCTCTAAGGAGGCCGAAGACTTCAGGCCACG GTTCAAACTTACCGTCCGAGTGGAAGATTCAACAGCCCAAACAACTTTCACCCTCTTCAATAAGGAGGCAGAACAGATCGTCGGCATACCAGTGGACAAAATTATCGACGAGCTTCCAGAG GGCACTAACATTGGAGAAATACCCCCGGTCATTAGGAACATAATTGGAAAGCGTTGCGTGTTCGATGTGAAGATTAATGAATATAACACTGTCCGCGGTTACGAAGATTACACGGTGTTTCGCCTTAAACTAAGCGACCAGATGGAACGGGCATCCACCAGCAACAAAGACAACACAGACAGCTCAAAGAAACAGAGGGTCAACTGA